One genomic window of Denticeps clupeoides chromosome 14, fDenClu1.1, whole genome shotgun sequence includes the following:
- the senp6a gene encoding sentrin-specific protease 6 isoform X2 → MDEAKGQRELSPDGLKSPPLKTFSSTEPLRTYERRPIHQNHFRMGNKTATNKMLSEIPVAMSQMPSRNNCFVLGATPSQSVMVQGRLFQQAHGPQAVQKMAQSNLDLKERNDFMTQSAHRVAIDSIVLTCPEISGPDNLNIMRRTQHKRRPAHETTGSFSSAAPLVEPLQPDEYLSICGKCNKSSEDHTKCTNCGHALPAEASHAVEPPASIPPRPPIRSQPSPGPNGLPAKNFYSPGAGVRTTLVNMNPPARITRSNVMMPQNGGRTYVGLSGNVTTTYVTKITQEKKQAVTKPHELNDPIVLSSDDEEDEADNASTGSVNQLDSVSPRPADSAHSSPAPSSGKVEAAVKGTVEQDELMPDCFTEVNPRMSLPRKPRMKDVSGNTVCEEHSPTKKRKVNLPYKLESIILECRSVRIGTLRRMVTKPVIFSSEYIQLETEGKEVDTVDKVRLQTSQLTSCEWCNVRKLPVLFLKTSPTECQRLRQQLSMSQENGDLWYDCNSSKTYEKFIVLIFENGLTLHEQTILEEILVEIGRANNLKNFPSSLPFNDANNRLVQYTKAAKDKEKEHTQKPTTASAAPAVTAMATSTTTTTTTSAPGPTVQTRMSTRRRGVFEENDEDDDVAEPQSTFTGPVVKLMVYPPPPAKGGISVTNEDLHCLSDGEFLNDVIIDFYLKYLFLEKLKKEDAGRSHVFSSFFYKRLNQRERRTVADTTNLPIQKRKHNRVKTWTRHVDLFQKDFIFVPINESAHWYLAVICFPGLEGPETEPNPHYRPPAQPSSPAPSTGREESLAPSNPPVFDCTESCLEANHQPRGGPACPRMTQEASCASQHGVNDQNNIQPQYTDGLHRISICYGSRGNDDDPFTFSDDQSSSQDECSEDGTLAEESLNSESMEWTSKPTNCKQPCILIMDSLRGPTRSTVVKTLREYLEVEWEVKKGTQRSFGKDVMKGSSPRVPQQDNFSDCGVYILQYVESFFENPIPSFHLPMNLSEWFAQQRMKRKRDEIKELILILQSQQQSEPGLCHSQASNGDGDKDFEDPDGLDVQDLPVCS, encoded by the exons ATGGATGAAGCCAAAGGACAGCGGGAGCTTTCTCCTGATGGCCTGAAG TCCCCTCCACTGAAGACTTTTTCTTCCACCGAACCTCTGAGAACATACGAGAGGAGGCCAATTCATCAAAATCATTTTCGAATGGGGAACAAAACGGCAACCAACAAGATGCTCAG CGAAATTCCAGTGGCAATGTCACAAATGCCCAGCAGGAACAACTGTTTTGTTCTCGGCGCCACGCCATCTCAAAGCGTTATGGTTCAGGGGAGGCTGTTCCAGCAGGCGCACGGCCCTCAAGCAGTTCAAAAGATGGCCCAAAG CAACCTTGACTTGAAAGAAAG AAATGACTTCATGACCCAGTCGGCCCACAGAGTAGCTATAGACAGCATTGTCCTCACCTGCCCGGAGATCTCAG gcCCAGACAATCTCAACATTATGAGGCGCACTCAGCACAAGCGGAGGCCGGCACACGAGACCACAGGGAGCTTTTCCTCGGCAGCACCGCTGGTGGAG CCCCTCCAGCCAGATGAGTACCTCTCTATCTGTGGGAAGTGTAACAAGTCCAGCGAGGACCACACCAAGTGTACAAACTGCGGGCACGCGCTCCCGGCTGAGGCCTCCCACGCGGTCGAACCCCCCGCCTCCATCCCACCCCGCCCCCCCATTCGCTCCCAGCCCTCCCCCGGACCAAACGGTCTCCCTGCCAAGAACTTCTACAGCCCTGGCGCCGGCGTCCGGACCACCCTCGTCAACATGAACCCGCCTGCGCGCATCACCCGCAGCAACGTGATGATGCCGCAGAACGGCGGCCGGACCTACGTGGGACTGTCGGGGAACGTCACCACGACGTACGTGACTAAAATCACCCAAGAAAAGAAGCAGGCGGTTACCAAGCCTCATGAACTCAATGACCCCA TCGTGTTGTCCAGTGAcgatgaggaggatgaagctGACAACGCCAGCACGGGCAGCGTGAACCAGCTGGACAGCGTCTCTCCAAGACCCGCGGACTCCGCTCACTCATCTCCAGCACCATCCAGTGGCAAGGTGGAGGCAGCAGTGAAGGGAACAGTGGAACAGGATGAACTGATGCCGGACTGCTTCACAGAGGTCAATCCACGAATGTCGTTGCCACGGAAACCACGCATGAAAGATGTG agTGGGAACACTGTGTGTGAGGAGCACTCACCGACTAAAAAGCGCAAAGTCAATCTGCCCTACAAATTGGAGAGCATCATCCTCGAGTGCAGGAGTGTGAGGATAGGGACCCTGCGGCGGATGGTCACCAAGCCTGTCATT tTCTCATCGGAATACATACAACTTGAAACTGAGG GTAAAGAGGTGGATACGGTCGACAAGGTGCGGCTGCAGACGTCCCAGCTGACCAGCTGCGAGTGGTGTAATGTGAGGAAGCTGCCAGTGCTCTTCCTGAAGACAAGCCCCACCGAGTGCCAGCGTCTGAGGCAGCAGCTCAGCATGTCACAGGAGAATGGAGACCTGTGGTACGACTGCAACAGCAGCA AGACCTATGAGAAGTTCATAGTGCTGATTTTTGAGAATGGTCTCACACTACATGAGCAAACAATCCTGGAGGAGATCTTGGTTGAGATTGGCCGAGCCAACAACCTCAAAAACTTCCCTAGCAGTTTACCCTTCAACGATGCCAACAACAGGCTAGTGCAGTACACCAAGGCTGCCAAAGACAAGGAGAAG GAGCACACTCAGAAACCTACCACAGCATCTGCTGCACCTGCGGTCACGGCCAtggccaccagcaccaccaccacaacaacAACTTCTGCCCCTGGTCCCACTGTTCAGACACGCATGTCCACGCGACGCCGTGGAGTCTTCGAAGAGAACGACGAGGATGATGATGTGGCAGAGCCTCAGTCTACCTTCACTGGTCCAGTTGTAAA GCTAATGGTGTACCCTCCACCCCCGGCCAAGGGAGGAATATCTGTCACTAATGAAGACCTCCATTGCCTCAGTGACGGGGAGTTCCTTAATGATGTCATcatagatttttatttaaa GTATTTGTTCCTGGAGAAGTTGAAAAAAGAGGATGCTGGGAGGAGTCACGTGTTCAGCTCTTTCTTTTACAAACGACTGAACCAGAGAGAGAGGCGGACCGTTGCAGACACAACCAATTTAcc GATACAGAAGAGGAAGCACAACCGTGTGAAGACCTGGACACGCCATGTGGACCTCTTTCAGAAAGACTTTATTTTTGTGCCCATCAATGAGTC TGCACACTGGTACCTGGCTGTCATCTGTTTCCCTGGCCTGGAGGGCCCTGAGACCGAGCCCAACCCTCACTACAGGCCTCCTGCCCAGCCCAGCAGCCCTGCGCCTTCCACAGGGAGAGAAGAATCGTTGGCGCCTTCAAACCCTCCAGTCTTCGATTGCACTGAATCTTGCCTTGAGGCCAACCACCAGCCCAGGGGTGGGCCTGCGTGCCCACGAATGACCCAGGAGGCCAGTTGTGCATCCCAGCATGGGGTCAATGACCAAAACAATATCCAGCCTCAGTACACAG atggTTTACACAGGATAAGCATTTGTTATGGATCACGTGGAAATGATGACGACCCCTTCACCTTTTCAGATGACCAAAGCTCAAGTCAG GATGAGTGCAGTGAGGATGGGACATTGGCCGAAGAGTCGCTCAATTCTGAGAGCATGGAGTGGACGTCCAAACCTACAAACTGTAAACA GCCTTGTATTCTCATCATGGACTCATTGCGTGGTCCAACCAGATCTACAGTAGTGAAGACACTGAGAGA GTATCTGGAGGTGGAGTGGGAGGTGAAGAAGGGGACCCAGCGGAGTTTCGGCAAGGACGTGATGAAGGGCTCTAGTCCTCGTGTGCCTCAGCAGGATAACTTCAGCGACTGCGGGGTGTACATCCTGCAGTACGTGGAGAGCTTCTTTGAG aaccCTATTCCAAGTTTCCATCTCCCTATGAACTTGTCAGAATGGTTTGCACAACAGAGGATGAAACGAAAACGCGACGAGATCAAGGAGCTCATTTTAATACTTCAGTCCCAGCAGCAGTCGGAGCCTGGCCTCTGCCACTCCCAGGCCTCTAACGGAGATGGCGACAAAGACTTCGAAGACCCTGATGGGCTGGATGTGCAGGACCTGCCAGTTTGCTCATGA
- the senp6a gene encoding sentrin-specific protease 6 isoform X1, translated as MAHKKSLFIEALNRSEAKRDGGYRQSWSFSLSGDSDDEERHHTFVSMDEAKGQRELSPDGLKSPPLKTFSSTEPLRTYERRPIHQNHFRMGNKTATNKMLSEIPVAMSQMPSRNNCFVLGATPSQSVMVQGRLFQQAHGPQAVQKMAQSNLDLKERNDFMTQSAHRVAIDSIVLTCPEISGPDNLNIMRRTQHKRRPAHETTGSFSSAAPLVEPLQPDEYLSICGKCNKSSEDHTKCTNCGHALPAEASHAVEPPASIPPRPPIRSQPSPGPNGLPAKNFYSPGAGVRTTLVNMNPPARITRSNVMMPQNGGRTYVGLSGNVTTTYVTKITQEKKQAVTKPHELNDPIVLSSDDEEDEADNASTGSVNQLDSVSPRPADSAHSSPAPSSGKVEAAVKGTVEQDELMPDCFTEVNPRMSLPRKPRMKDVSGNTVCEEHSPTKKRKVNLPYKLESIILECRSVRIGTLRRMVTKPVIFSSEYIQLETEGKEVDTVDKVRLQTSQLTSCEWCNVRKLPVLFLKTSPTECQRLRQQLSMSQENGDLWYDCNSSKTYEKFIVLIFENGLTLHEQTILEEILVEIGRANNLKNFPSSLPFNDANNRLVQYTKAAKDKEKEHTQKPTTASAAPAVTAMATSTTTTTTTSAPGPTVQTRMSTRRRGVFEENDEDDDVAEPQSTFTGPVVKLMVYPPPPAKGGISVTNEDLHCLSDGEFLNDVIIDFYLKYLFLEKLKKEDAGRSHVFSSFFYKRLNQRERRTVADTTNLPIQKRKHNRVKTWTRHVDLFQKDFIFVPINESAHWYLAVICFPGLEGPETEPNPHYRPPAQPSSPAPSTGREESLAPSNPPVFDCTESCLEANHQPRGGPACPRMTQEASCASQHGVNDQNNIQPQYTDGLHRISICYGSRGNDDDPFTFSDDQSSSQDECSEDGTLAEESLNSESMEWTSKPTNCKQPCILIMDSLRGPTRSTVVKTLREYLEVEWEVKKGTQRSFGKDVMKGSSPRVPQQDNFSDCGVYILQYVESFFENPIPSFHLPMNLSEWFAQQRMKRKRDEIKELILILQSQQQSEPGLCHSQASNGDGDKDFEDPDGLDVQDLPVCS; from the exons cacttTCGTGAGTATGGATGAAGCCAAAGGACAGCGGGAGCTTTCTCCTGATGGCCTGAAG TCCCCTCCACTGAAGACTTTTTCTTCCACCGAACCTCTGAGAACATACGAGAGGAGGCCAATTCATCAAAATCATTTTCGAATGGGGAACAAAACGGCAACCAACAAGATGCTCAG CGAAATTCCAGTGGCAATGTCACAAATGCCCAGCAGGAACAACTGTTTTGTTCTCGGCGCCACGCCATCTCAAAGCGTTATGGTTCAGGGGAGGCTGTTCCAGCAGGCGCACGGCCCTCAAGCAGTTCAAAAGATGGCCCAAAG CAACCTTGACTTGAAAGAAAG AAATGACTTCATGACCCAGTCGGCCCACAGAGTAGCTATAGACAGCATTGTCCTCACCTGCCCGGAGATCTCAG gcCCAGACAATCTCAACATTATGAGGCGCACTCAGCACAAGCGGAGGCCGGCACACGAGACCACAGGGAGCTTTTCCTCGGCAGCACCGCTGGTGGAG CCCCTCCAGCCAGATGAGTACCTCTCTATCTGTGGGAAGTGTAACAAGTCCAGCGAGGACCACACCAAGTGTACAAACTGCGGGCACGCGCTCCCGGCTGAGGCCTCCCACGCGGTCGAACCCCCCGCCTCCATCCCACCCCGCCCCCCCATTCGCTCCCAGCCCTCCCCCGGACCAAACGGTCTCCCTGCCAAGAACTTCTACAGCCCTGGCGCCGGCGTCCGGACCACCCTCGTCAACATGAACCCGCCTGCGCGCATCACCCGCAGCAACGTGATGATGCCGCAGAACGGCGGCCGGACCTACGTGGGACTGTCGGGGAACGTCACCACGACGTACGTGACTAAAATCACCCAAGAAAAGAAGCAGGCGGTTACCAAGCCTCATGAACTCAATGACCCCA TCGTGTTGTCCAGTGAcgatgaggaggatgaagctGACAACGCCAGCACGGGCAGCGTGAACCAGCTGGACAGCGTCTCTCCAAGACCCGCGGACTCCGCTCACTCATCTCCAGCACCATCCAGTGGCAAGGTGGAGGCAGCAGTGAAGGGAACAGTGGAACAGGATGAACTGATGCCGGACTGCTTCACAGAGGTCAATCCACGAATGTCGTTGCCACGGAAACCACGCATGAAAGATGTG agTGGGAACACTGTGTGTGAGGAGCACTCACCGACTAAAAAGCGCAAAGTCAATCTGCCCTACAAATTGGAGAGCATCATCCTCGAGTGCAGGAGTGTGAGGATAGGGACCCTGCGGCGGATGGTCACCAAGCCTGTCATT tTCTCATCGGAATACATACAACTTGAAACTGAGG GTAAAGAGGTGGATACGGTCGACAAGGTGCGGCTGCAGACGTCCCAGCTGACCAGCTGCGAGTGGTGTAATGTGAGGAAGCTGCCAGTGCTCTTCCTGAAGACAAGCCCCACCGAGTGCCAGCGTCTGAGGCAGCAGCTCAGCATGTCACAGGAGAATGGAGACCTGTGGTACGACTGCAACAGCAGCA AGACCTATGAGAAGTTCATAGTGCTGATTTTTGAGAATGGTCTCACACTACATGAGCAAACAATCCTGGAGGAGATCTTGGTTGAGATTGGCCGAGCCAACAACCTCAAAAACTTCCCTAGCAGTTTACCCTTCAACGATGCCAACAACAGGCTAGTGCAGTACACCAAGGCTGCCAAAGACAAGGAGAAG GAGCACACTCAGAAACCTACCACAGCATCTGCTGCACCTGCGGTCACGGCCAtggccaccagcaccaccaccacaacaacAACTTCTGCCCCTGGTCCCACTGTTCAGACACGCATGTCCACGCGACGCCGTGGAGTCTTCGAAGAGAACGACGAGGATGATGATGTGGCAGAGCCTCAGTCTACCTTCACTGGTCCAGTTGTAAA GCTAATGGTGTACCCTCCACCCCCGGCCAAGGGAGGAATATCTGTCACTAATGAAGACCTCCATTGCCTCAGTGACGGGGAGTTCCTTAATGATGTCATcatagatttttatttaaa GTATTTGTTCCTGGAGAAGTTGAAAAAAGAGGATGCTGGGAGGAGTCACGTGTTCAGCTCTTTCTTTTACAAACGACTGAACCAGAGAGAGAGGCGGACCGTTGCAGACACAACCAATTTAcc GATACAGAAGAGGAAGCACAACCGTGTGAAGACCTGGACACGCCATGTGGACCTCTTTCAGAAAGACTTTATTTTTGTGCCCATCAATGAGTC TGCACACTGGTACCTGGCTGTCATCTGTTTCCCTGGCCTGGAGGGCCCTGAGACCGAGCCCAACCCTCACTACAGGCCTCCTGCCCAGCCCAGCAGCCCTGCGCCTTCCACAGGGAGAGAAGAATCGTTGGCGCCTTCAAACCCTCCAGTCTTCGATTGCACTGAATCTTGCCTTGAGGCCAACCACCAGCCCAGGGGTGGGCCTGCGTGCCCACGAATGACCCAGGAGGCCAGTTGTGCATCCCAGCATGGGGTCAATGACCAAAACAATATCCAGCCTCAGTACACAG atggTTTACACAGGATAAGCATTTGTTATGGATCACGTGGAAATGATGACGACCCCTTCACCTTTTCAGATGACCAAAGCTCAAGTCAG GATGAGTGCAGTGAGGATGGGACATTGGCCGAAGAGTCGCTCAATTCTGAGAGCATGGAGTGGACGTCCAAACCTACAAACTGTAAACA GCCTTGTATTCTCATCATGGACTCATTGCGTGGTCCAACCAGATCTACAGTAGTGAAGACACTGAGAGA GTATCTGGAGGTGGAGTGGGAGGTGAAGAAGGGGACCCAGCGGAGTTTCGGCAAGGACGTGATGAAGGGCTCTAGTCCTCGTGTGCCTCAGCAGGATAACTTCAGCGACTGCGGGGTGTACATCCTGCAGTACGTGGAGAGCTTCTTTGAG aaccCTATTCCAAGTTTCCATCTCCCTATGAACTTGTCAGAATGGTTTGCACAACAGAGGATGAAACGAAAACGCGACGAGATCAAGGAGCTCATTTTAATACTTCAGTCCCAGCAGCAGTCGGAGCCTGGCCTCTGCCACTCCCAGGCCTCTAACGGAGATGGCGACAAAGACTTCGAAGACCCTGATGGGCTGGATGTGCAGGACCTGCCAGTTTGCTCATGA